In Rosa chinensis cultivar Old Blush chromosome 1, RchiOBHm-V2, whole genome shotgun sequence, a genomic segment contains:
- the LOC112187462 gene encoding disease resistance protein RUN1 isoform X2, with amino-acid sequence MQQHSRKATFNRWIKVFLSFRGEDTRFNFTDHLHTALEDRGIKTFIDDELRRGEEISAALVRAIEESRVSIIVFSQNYASSRWCLNELVKILECRKSKGQEVILVFYKVDPADVRHQRGAFGDTFATLDQCKYKDSMDKWKAALKEAADLSGWPFKDGESEAKFIRKIVGELSARVVNPSCELQVAAYPIGLESCRQAVKSLLKAEENIVRMVGIWGPGGIGKTTIVKDVFNSISYKFACSCFLAGVRSNALVQLQETLLFDILRDSTLKVNSVDKGVSLIKTRMQNKKVLLILDDVSHCSQLQNLVPSPNCFGPGSRILITTRDKRCLIAHEVDEVYEVKMLNDHHALQLFSLHAFKRNGPPSNYLELAQHVISYAQGLPLALILLGSHLFRRSIEEWKATIGSFKGGPQAEIQEVLTLSYDALGADLKELFLDIACFFKGKHVVHVKPILEACYDLKTMMIGIAQLQEKALIRIDEDVIWMHDLIEEMGKDIVYQESPGEPGKRSRVWSEEDVNHILTNNTGTKKVIGIQVSWRSSIIFLNSKSFSQMKNLRYISMSKDLELFASKSSKIRSKQEYESFSGDIDYLSNQLRWLDWPDSPLQSFPSDFYANKLVNLNIPDSHRITRLWEGRKNFSKLTRMNLRGCESLSGLPDFSGIPNLKELDLADCENLTTIPCNELQNLEILNVSRCSNLATFQTKASISHDRDGGSLALPKLHVLKIKGCNLSSSDFIGSLDCLKTLTELDLSSNNFVSVPTLGKFVNLPRIDLNCCKRLREIPELPPNILEVNARDCESLERFSIWPKSLKMLEMDLCNCHRFSYSLGYDMEKMENILLNNQNNSPFTLVLPGSEVPKWFHILKEVAANEKGLALTCAVSFEIPSKLNWENIGLALCSVLVEETFSIFIDDRAVISINEELIDQRSNRHSPTPIGHMRLNYIPLSDEIKGKVDQNGWSRYHCRVQFYPVDQMKSCGVHLICQPPNEYSNKIVMAAPPADESGMLDCLSWLSSPSIEDDCESLDTDVGLDIRHWLS; translated from the exons ATGCAACAGCACTCTAGGAAGGCAACATTCAACAGATGGATCAAG GTTTTCCTGAGTTTTCGAGGGGAGGATACGCGCTTTAATTTCACAGATCATCTGCACACCGCTTTGGAGGACAGGGGAATTAAGACCTTCATAGATGATGAGCTCAGAAGAGGAGAGGAAATATCCGCGGCTCTTGTCAGAGCAATTGAGGAGTCCAGAGTTTCAATCATTGTCTTCTCTCAAAATTATGCTTCGTCAAGGTGGTGCTTAAATGAGCTGGTCAAGATACTTGAATGCAGAAAATCCAAAGGACAGGAAGTTATACTTGTATTTTACAAGGTTGATCCAGCAGATGTACGACACCAAAGAGGTGCTTTTGGTGACACATTTGCTACGCTTGATCAATGCAAATACAAAGACAGCATGGACAAATGGAAGGCAGCTCTTAAGGAAGCAGCAGATTTGTCTGGATGGCCTTTCAAGGATGGCGA GTCCGAGGCTAAATTTATCAGGAAGATTGTTGGGGAGTTGTCCGCCAGAGTAGTAAACCCTTCATGTGAGTTGCAAGTAGCTGCATATCCAATTGGATTAGAGTCTTGTAGACAAGCTGTCAAAAGTCTTTTAAAAGCCGAGGAAAATATTGTTCGCATGGTAGGCATATGGGGGCCTGGTGGAATAGGAAAGACCACAATCGTGAAAGATGTGTTTAATTCAATTAGCTATAAGTTTGCATGTAGTTGTTTCTTGGCAGGTGTTAGATCAAATGCCCTAGTCCAACTACAAGAGACACTTTTATTTGATATTTTAAGAGACTCAACTTTGAAGGTGAACAGTGTTGATAAAGGAGTTAGTTTGATAAAGACAAGGatgcaaaataaaaaagttcTCTTAATCCTTGATGACGTGAGTCATTGTAGCCAATTACAGAACTTGGTTCCATCCCCTAATTGCTTTGGGCCGGGCAGTAGAATTCtcataacaacaagagataaaCGTTGTCTAATTGCTCATGAAGTTGATGAAGTATACGAGGTAAAGATGTTAAATGATCATCACGCTTTGCAGTTGTTTAGCTTGCATGCATTCAAAAGAAATGGACCTCCAAGCAATTATCTGGAACTTGCACAACATGTTATAAGCTATGCCCAAGGCCTTCCATTAGCTTTGATACTCTTAGGCTCTCATCTATTTCGTAGAAGCATAGAGGAGTGGAAAGCTACAATAGGTAGTTTTAAAGGAGGTCCTCAGGCAGAGATACAAGAAGTTCTCACACTAAGTTATGATGCTCTAGGAGCAGATTTAAAAGAACTGTTTCTTGATATCGCTTGCTTCTTTAAAGGTAAGCATGTTGTCCATGTGAAACCAATACTAGAAGCTTGCTACGACCTCAAAACAATGATGATTGGTATTGCACAACTCCAAGAAAAAGCCTTGATAAGAATCGACGAAGATGTGATTTGGATGCATGACTTGATAGAGGAAATGGGTAAAGATATAGTGTATCAAGAGTCACCTGGTGAGCCCGGAAAACGCAGTAGAGTGTGGAGTGAAGAAGATGTCAACCACATTCTAACAAATAATACG GGAACAAAGAAAGTTATAGGCATCCAGGTCTCATGGCGATCATCTATAATATTTTTGAATAGTAAAAGCTTCTCACAGATGAAGAATCTTAGATATATTTCTATGAGCAAGGACCTGGaattgtttgcctcaaaatcgtctaaAATCAGGTCCAAACAGGAATATGAATCCTTTTCTGGAGACATTGACTATCTCTCCAACCAGTTGAGGTGGCTTGATTGGCCTGATAGTCCATTGCAATCTTTTCCGTCTGATTTTTATGCAAACAAACTTGTAAACCTCAATATTCCTGACAGCCACAGAATCACACGACTTTGGGAGGGACGTAAG AATTTTTCAAAGCTAACACGTATGAATTTAAGGGGTTGTGAATCCCTATCAGGACTGCCTGACTTCAGTGGAATACCCAACTTGAAAGAGTTGGATCTAGCAGATTGTGAAAATCTTACAACAATACCATGCAATGAGTTACAAAATCTGGAGATCCTAAATGTGAGTAGATGCTCAAATCTTGCTACATTTCAAACAAAAGCAAGTATTTCACATGATCGTGACGGTGGCTCACTAGCGCTTCCCAAGCTACATGTACTGAAAATCAAAGGATGTAATTTATCATCTTCTGATTTCATTGGGAGTCTTGACTGCTTGAAAACATTAACCGAACTTGATCTCTCAAGTAACAATTTTGTTAGTGTTCCTACACTCGGCAAATTTGTCAACTTGCCAAGGATCGACTTGAATTGTTGCAAGAGACTTAGAGAGATTCCAGAGCTTCCACCAAATATACTTGAGGTAAATGCGAGGGATTGTGAATCACTGGAGAGATTTTCTATATGGCCCAAGTCTTTGAAAATGCTAGAGATGGACTTGTGTAATTGCCATAGATTTAGTTACAGTCTGGGATATGACATGGAGAAGATGGAAAATATTTTGTTGAATAATCAG AATAACTCCCCATTTACGCTTGTATTACCCGGTAGTGAGGTTCCGAAGTGGTTCCATATTTTGAAGGAGGTTGCTGCTAATGAAAAAGGCCTGGCATTGACATGTGCAGTTTCTTTTGAAATCCCAAGCAAATTGAATTGGGAGAACATAGGACTGgctctttgttctgttttagtTGAGGAAACTTTTAGTATTTTTATTGACGATCGAGCTGTTATTTCCATCAATGAGGAACTCATAGATCAGAGATCCAATCGGCACAGTCCAACGCCAATTGGCCATATGCGTCTGAATTATATTCCATTATCTGATGAAATAAAGGGAAAGGTGGATCAAAACGGTTGGTCGCGTTATCACTGTCGAGTTCAATTTTACCCTGTTGATCAAATGAAAAGCTGTGGAGTTCACCTCATATGCCAACCACCGAATGAATATTCAAATAAGATTGTAATGGCAGCTCCACCTGCCGATGAGAGTGGTATGCTAGACTGCCTTTCGTGGCTTTCGTCGCCgtcaattgaagatgattgtgAATCACTGGACACAGACGTTGGCCTAGACATAAGGCATTGGCTTTCGTGA
- the LOC112187449 gene encoding disease resistance protein RPV1-like, with protein sequence MAVEAASSSSSSFSNSYTYDVFLSFRGEDTRCNFTDHLYNALRHKGINTFRDDKLPRGGEISVELVKAIEESRVSIIIFSENYASSRWCLDELVKILQCRASNKQMVRPVFYKVDPSDVRNQRGSFGEAFAKLDQCRYKDSIGKWREALSEAANLSGWLFSDGEYESLFIGKIAEELSSQVLVNSDNLMVAKYPIGIDSCRQDVHKLLHMEENNVRMVGIWGPGGIGKTTIAKAVFNSIRGEFEGSCFLANVRSNSSVQKGLAHLQQILLFDILGDSTLEVHNVDEGICFIRKRMQYRKVLLIIDDVSDSNQLDNLVRSSDCFGPGSRIIITTRDKHLLIAHQVQSIYEVKMLNDAEAMELFSWNAFNCNGPPDDFVELANRAVRYAQGLPLALIVVGRHLFARRKEHWDDALDSYKRVPHKNIQDILKISFDALEEDYVKELFLDIACFFKGEDVHHVITILVACDRNPVIGIEILKEKALITMDGHKIMMHDLIEEMGRELVRQQGEPGERSRLWNFDDVYHVLTANTGTKKIKGIRLKWEQEKDEICLNSKSFSRMKNLKYLSISKRVQYFGNIDHLSNELRWLYWYGCPIQSFPSNFHPRKLVVLKIPYSPRITRLWEGLKNFPILTSMNLEGCKSLRELPNFTGIPNLEELNLYGCESLVEVHQSVGCLDKLVTLCLEGCNNLVKLPSEISLKSLHAMDLKFCTKLEEFPKIIGKMDSLRELILSNTLVKELHPSIGNLIGLRQLYLDHCQNLTTLPCSIYELQNLEILKVSGFSKFVTFPKFKGKMNSLKELYLRGCYIEELHPSIGNFTGLNELNLADCKNLTTIPCSIYELQNLEILDVSGCSKLVTFPTKASISHDQDSGSLALPKLRVLKITGCNLSTADFIGSHDCLETLNELDLSSNSFVNIPALGKFVSLPRIDLYSCTRLREIPELPPNILEVNAGDCKSLERFLILPKSLNMVEINLWNCHRFSYKLGYDMEKMENILLNNQVCFFSF encoded by the exons ATGGCCGTTGAAGcagcttcttcctcttcttcttctttctccaaTTCATACACATATGATGTCTTTTTGAGTTTCAGAGGGGAGGATACTCGCTGCAATTTTACTGATCATTTGTACAACGCGTTGCGTCACAAGGGAATTAACACCTTCAGAGATGATAAGCTTCCAAGAGGAGGAGAAATATCGGTGGAGCTTGTCAAAGCAATTGAGGAGTCCAGGGTTTCAATCATTATCTTCTCTGAGAACTATGCATCATCAAGGTGGTGTTTGGATGAACTGGTGAAGATCCTTCAATGTCGAGCATCAAACAAACAAATGGTTAGACCGGTTTTCTACAAGGTGGATCCCTCGGATGTACGAAATCAAAGAGGTAGTTTTGGTGAGGCATTTGCTAAACTTGATCAATGCAGATACAAGGATAGCATCGGCAAATGGAGGGAAGCTCTTTCAGAAGCAGCAAATTTGTCTGGATGGCTTTTTTCGGATGGCGA GTATGAATCTCTGTTTATTGGCAAGATCGCTGAGGAGTTGTCGTCCCAAGTACTAGTCAATTCTGATAATTTGATGGTCGCTAAGTATCCAATTGGAATTGACTCTTGTAGACAAGATGTCCACAAACTTTTACATATGGAAGAAAATAATGTTCGTATGGTAGGGATATGGGGTCCTGGTGGAATAGGAAAGACCACAATTGCTAAAGCTGTGTTTAACTCAATTCGCGGTGAGTTTGAAGGTAGCTGTTTTTTGGCCAATGTTAGATCAAATTCGAGTGTCCAAAAAGGCCTAGCTCATCTTCAACAGATACTTTTGTTTGATATTCTTGGGGACTCAACTTTGGAAGTGCACAATGTcgatgaaggaatatgttttATAAGGAAAAGGATGCAGTATAGAAAAGTTCTCTTAATTATCGATGACGTGAGTGATTCGAATCAATTAGACAACTTAGTTCGATCATCTGATTGTTTTGGGCCAGGCAGTAGAATTatcataacaacaagagataaaCATTTGTTAATAGCTCATCAAGTTCAGTCAATATACGAGGTCAAGATGTTAAATGATGCTGAAGCTATGGAGTTATTTAGTTGGAATGCATTCAATTGTAATGGACCACCAGATGATTTCGTGGAACTTGCAAATCGTGCAGTACGCTATGCTCAAGGTCTCCCATTAGCTTTGATAGTTGTGGGTCGTCATCTATTTGCTAGAAGGAAAGAGCACTGGGACGATGCATTGGATAGTTATAAAAGAGTTCCTCACAAGAATATTCAAGACATTCTCAAAATAAGTTTTGATGCTCTAGAAGAGGATTATGTAAAAGAACTTTTTCTTGACATTGCTTGCTTCTTTAAAGGTGAGGATGTACATCATGTGATAACAATACTAGTAGCTTGTGACCGTAACCCAGTGATTGGTATCGAAATACTCAAAGAAAAGGCCCTGATAACAATGGACGGACATAAGATCATGATGCATGACTTGATAGAAGAAATGGGTAGAGAATTAGTACGTCAACAGGGTGAGCCCGGCGAAAGAAGCAGATTGTGGAACTTCGATGATGTCTACCATGTATTAACAGCTAATACA ggaacaaagaaaataaaaggcaTTAGACTAAAATGGGAGCAAGAAAAAGATGAGATATGTTTGAATTCTAAAAGCTTTTCTAGGATGAAAAATCTCAAATACTTGTCTATCAGCAAGAGGGTACAGTATTTTGGAAACATAGATCATCTATCCAATGAGTTGAGGTGGCTTTACTGGTACGGATGTCCGATACAGTCATTTCCTTCAAATTTTCATCCAAGGAAACTTGTTGTGCTCAAAATTCCTTACAGCCCTCGCATCACACGACTATGGGAGGGACTTAAG AATTTTCCAATTCTAACATCTATGAATTTGGAAGGTTGTAAATCCCTAAGAGAACTTCCAAACTTCACCGGAATCCCCAACTTAGAAGAGCTGAATTTATATGGTTGTGAAAGTTTAGTTGAGGTTCATCAGTCCGTTGGATGCCTAGATAAGCTTGTGACCTTATGTCTTGAAGGCTGCAATAACCTTGTTAAGCTGCCCAGCGAAATTAGCTTGAAATCTCTCCATGCTATGGATCTTAAGTTTTGCACTAAGCTAGaggaatttccaaaaattattgGAAAGATGGATTCTTTAAGAGAGTTGATCCTATCGAATACTCTTGTTAAAGAACTGCATCCGTCAATTGGGAATCTCATTGGGCTTAGACAGTTATACCTAGATCATTGTCAAAATCTTACTACTCTACCATGCAGCATATATGAGTTACAAAATCTAGAGATCTTAAAGGTGAGTGGATTCTCAAAATTTGTTACATTTCCAAAATTCAAGGGAAAGATGAATTCCTTAAAAGAGTTGTATCTAAGAGGCTGCTACATTGAAGAATTGCATCCATCAATTGGAAATTTCACTGGGCTTAATGAGTTGAATCTAGCAGATTGTAAAAATCTTACAACAATACCATGCAGCATATATGAGTTACAAAATCTAGAGATCCTAGATGTGAGTGGATGCTCAAAACTTGTTACATTTCCAACAAAAGCAAGCATTTCACATGACCAAGACAGTGGTTCACTAGCGCTTCCCAAGCTCCGTGTACTCAAAATCACCGGCTGTAATTTATCAACTGCTGATTTCATTGGGAGTCATGATTGCTTGGAAACATTAAACGAACTTGATCTCTCAAGTAACAGTTTTGTTAATATTCCTGCACTAGGCAAATTTGTCAGCTTGCCAAGGATTGACTTGTATAGTTGCACGAGACTTCGAGAGATTCCAGAGCTTCCACCAAATATACTTGAGGTAAATGCAGGGGATTGCAAATCACTGGAGAGATTTTTGATATTGCCCAAGTCTTTGAATATGGTAGAGATAAACTTGTGGAATTGCCATAGATTTAGTTACAAGCTGGGCTATGACATGGAGAAGATGGAAAATATTTTGCTGAATAATCAGGTCTGTTTTTTCTCTTtctag
- the LOC112187462 gene encoding disease resistance protein RUN1 isoform X1: MDQGMAKQNMAALTNEAASSSSSSLPLSSTDQNHYTYQVFLSFRGEDTRFNFTDHLHTALEDRGIKTFIDDELRRGEEISAALVRAIEESRVSIIVFSQNYASSRWCLNELVKILECRKSKGQEVILVFYKVDPADVRHQRGAFGDTFATLDQCKYKDSMDKWKAALKEAADLSGWPFKDGESEAKFIRKIVGELSARVVNPSCELQVAAYPIGLESCRQAVKSLLKAEENIVRMVGIWGPGGIGKTTIVKDVFNSISYKFACSCFLAGVRSNALVQLQETLLFDILRDSTLKVNSVDKGVSLIKTRMQNKKVLLILDDVSHCSQLQNLVPSPNCFGPGSRILITTRDKRCLIAHEVDEVYEVKMLNDHHALQLFSLHAFKRNGPPSNYLELAQHVISYAQGLPLALILLGSHLFRRSIEEWKATIGSFKGGPQAEIQEVLTLSYDALGADLKELFLDIACFFKGKHVVHVKPILEACYDLKTMMIGIAQLQEKALIRIDEDVIWMHDLIEEMGKDIVYQESPGEPGKRSRVWSEEDVNHILTNNTGTKKVIGIQVSWRSSIIFLNSKSFSQMKNLRYISMSKDLELFASKSSKIRSKQEYESFSGDIDYLSNQLRWLDWPDSPLQSFPSDFYANKLVNLNIPDSHRITRLWEGRKNFSKLTRMNLRGCESLSGLPDFSGIPNLKELDLADCENLTTIPCNELQNLEILNVSRCSNLATFQTKASISHDRDGGSLALPKLHVLKIKGCNLSSSDFIGSLDCLKTLTELDLSSNNFVSVPTLGKFVNLPRIDLNCCKRLREIPELPPNILEVNARDCESLERFSIWPKSLKMLEMDLCNCHRFSYSLGYDMEKMENILLNNQNNSPFTLVLPGSEVPKWFHILKEVAANEKGLALTCAVSFEIPSKLNWENIGLALCSVLVEETFSIFIDDRAVISINEELIDQRSNRHSPTPIGHMRLNYIPLSDEIKGKVDQNGWSRYHCRVQFYPVDQMKSCGVHLICQPPNEYSNKIVMAAPPADESGMLDCLSWLSSPSIEDDCESLDTDVGLDIRHWLS, encoded by the exons ATGGATCAAGGCATGGCAAAGCAAAATATGGCTGCTCTGACCAATGAAGCAGctagttcttcatcttcttctctcccaCTTTCTTCTACTGACCAAAATCATTATACATACCAGGTTTTCCTGAGTTTTCGAGGGGAGGATACGCGCTTTAATTTCACAGATCATCTGCACACCGCTTTGGAGGACAGGGGAATTAAGACCTTCATAGATGATGAGCTCAGAAGAGGAGAGGAAATATCCGCGGCTCTTGTCAGAGCAATTGAGGAGTCCAGAGTTTCAATCATTGTCTTCTCTCAAAATTATGCTTCGTCAAGGTGGTGCTTAAATGAGCTGGTCAAGATACTTGAATGCAGAAAATCCAAAGGACAGGAAGTTATACTTGTATTTTACAAGGTTGATCCAGCAGATGTACGACACCAAAGAGGTGCTTTTGGTGACACATTTGCTACGCTTGATCAATGCAAATACAAAGACAGCATGGACAAATGGAAGGCAGCTCTTAAGGAAGCAGCAGATTTGTCTGGATGGCCTTTCAAGGATGGCGA GTCCGAGGCTAAATTTATCAGGAAGATTGTTGGGGAGTTGTCCGCCAGAGTAGTAAACCCTTCATGTGAGTTGCAAGTAGCTGCATATCCAATTGGATTAGAGTCTTGTAGACAAGCTGTCAAAAGTCTTTTAAAAGCCGAGGAAAATATTGTTCGCATGGTAGGCATATGGGGGCCTGGTGGAATAGGAAAGACCACAATCGTGAAAGATGTGTTTAATTCAATTAGCTATAAGTTTGCATGTAGTTGTTTCTTGGCAGGTGTTAGATCAAATGCCCTAGTCCAACTACAAGAGACACTTTTATTTGATATTTTAAGAGACTCAACTTTGAAGGTGAACAGTGTTGATAAAGGAGTTAGTTTGATAAAGACAAGGatgcaaaataaaaaagttcTCTTAATCCTTGATGACGTGAGTCATTGTAGCCAATTACAGAACTTGGTTCCATCCCCTAATTGCTTTGGGCCGGGCAGTAGAATTCtcataacaacaagagataaaCGTTGTCTAATTGCTCATGAAGTTGATGAAGTATACGAGGTAAAGATGTTAAATGATCATCACGCTTTGCAGTTGTTTAGCTTGCATGCATTCAAAAGAAATGGACCTCCAAGCAATTATCTGGAACTTGCACAACATGTTATAAGCTATGCCCAAGGCCTTCCATTAGCTTTGATACTCTTAGGCTCTCATCTATTTCGTAGAAGCATAGAGGAGTGGAAAGCTACAATAGGTAGTTTTAAAGGAGGTCCTCAGGCAGAGATACAAGAAGTTCTCACACTAAGTTATGATGCTCTAGGAGCAGATTTAAAAGAACTGTTTCTTGATATCGCTTGCTTCTTTAAAGGTAAGCATGTTGTCCATGTGAAACCAATACTAGAAGCTTGCTACGACCTCAAAACAATGATGATTGGTATTGCACAACTCCAAGAAAAAGCCTTGATAAGAATCGACGAAGATGTGATTTGGATGCATGACTTGATAGAGGAAATGGGTAAAGATATAGTGTATCAAGAGTCACCTGGTGAGCCCGGAAAACGCAGTAGAGTGTGGAGTGAAGAAGATGTCAACCACATTCTAACAAATAATACG GGAACAAAGAAAGTTATAGGCATCCAGGTCTCATGGCGATCATCTATAATATTTTTGAATAGTAAAAGCTTCTCACAGATGAAGAATCTTAGATATATTTCTATGAGCAAGGACCTGGaattgtttgcctcaaaatcgtctaaAATCAGGTCCAAACAGGAATATGAATCCTTTTCTGGAGACATTGACTATCTCTCCAACCAGTTGAGGTGGCTTGATTGGCCTGATAGTCCATTGCAATCTTTTCCGTCTGATTTTTATGCAAACAAACTTGTAAACCTCAATATTCCTGACAGCCACAGAATCACACGACTTTGGGAGGGACGTAAG AATTTTTCAAAGCTAACACGTATGAATTTAAGGGGTTGTGAATCCCTATCAGGACTGCCTGACTTCAGTGGAATACCCAACTTGAAAGAGTTGGATCTAGCAGATTGTGAAAATCTTACAACAATACCATGCAATGAGTTACAAAATCTGGAGATCCTAAATGTGAGTAGATGCTCAAATCTTGCTACATTTCAAACAAAAGCAAGTATTTCACATGATCGTGACGGTGGCTCACTAGCGCTTCCCAAGCTACATGTACTGAAAATCAAAGGATGTAATTTATCATCTTCTGATTTCATTGGGAGTCTTGACTGCTTGAAAACATTAACCGAACTTGATCTCTCAAGTAACAATTTTGTTAGTGTTCCTACACTCGGCAAATTTGTCAACTTGCCAAGGATCGACTTGAATTGTTGCAAGAGACTTAGAGAGATTCCAGAGCTTCCACCAAATATACTTGAGGTAAATGCGAGGGATTGTGAATCACTGGAGAGATTTTCTATATGGCCCAAGTCTTTGAAAATGCTAGAGATGGACTTGTGTAATTGCCATAGATTTAGTTACAGTCTGGGATATGACATGGAGAAGATGGAAAATATTTTGTTGAATAATCAG AATAACTCCCCATTTACGCTTGTATTACCCGGTAGTGAGGTTCCGAAGTGGTTCCATATTTTGAAGGAGGTTGCTGCTAATGAAAAAGGCCTGGCATTGACATGTGCAGTTTCTTTTGAAATCCCAAGCAAATTGAATTGGGAGAACATAGGACTGgctctttgttctgttttagtTGAGGAAACTTTTAGTATTTTTATTGACGATCGAGCTGTTATTTCCATCAATGAGGAACTCATAGATCAGAGATCCAATCGGCACAGTCCAACGCCAATTGGCCATATGCGTCTGAATTATATTCCATTATCTGATGAAATAAAGGGAAAGGTGGATCAAAACGGTTGGTCGCGTTATCACTGTCGAGTTCAATTTTACCCTGTTGATCAAATGAAAAGCTGTGGAGTTCACCTCATATGCCAACCACCGAATGAATATTCAAATAAGATTGTAATGGCAGCTCCACCTGCCGATGAGAGTGGTATGCTAGACTGCCTTTCGTGGCTTTCGTCGCCgtcaattgaagatgattgtgAATCACTGGACACAGACGTTGGCCTAGACATAAGGCATTGGCTTTCGTGA
- the LOC112177212 gene encoding uncharacterized protein LOC112177212 — MSSSYKAAQSVAGFFGKRQQTQFLHCFRFAITISCVIHQIEFGFLSITLSRQDYQESMQRSIWIVLLPLFLVLLLGVSLVSYCYSDFGNSERSKSTNFLDSVMASTSTMKRVKRLLEGGRKSNQFDQVNSKRWKRI, encoded by the exons ATGTCCTCATCATATAAAGCGGCTCAATCAGTTGCTGGTTTCTTCGGGAAGCGTCAGCAAACACAATTTTTGCACTGTTTCAGATTTGCAATCACCATCAGTTGTGTCATTCATCAAATAGAGTTTGGCTTCCTTTCGATAACATTAAGTCGTCAAGATTATCAG GAGTCTATGCAAAGGAGTATCTGGATTGTTCTTTTGCCTCTATTCCTGGTTTTGTTGCTTGGTGTTAGTTTGGTGTCCTATTGTTATTCAG ATTTTGGGAACAGTGAGCGATCAAAATCTACAAATTTTCTAGACTCAG TGATGGCATCTACGAGCACAATGAAACGGGTTAAAAGATTGTTGGAAGGAGGACGTAAATCTAATCAATTTGATCAAGTTAATTCAAAGAGATGGAAAAGAA TATGA